The genomic interval TGCCAATCATATTCCAGCCTTGTGAAAGTTTAACTGTGCTTACCACCGAATAGGCAGGGTACTGGATGATGGCAATAGTATCGGGTGCGTCAAACTTGAGCCAGTACCCAACACCAAGTTCAAGTGTATCGGCTACAACATATCCTTTCATGTAAGCGTATGCTTTAGATATTGCGTTTGGAAATAAAGAATCTGCAATTAATATTCCAGGGCTTATTGGCAGCGAGATCAAGTTCCATCCCGGCTTTACCATTATGATTGTAGTATCAAACGTTTGATCATATAGTTTGGCACAACAGGGCAGTAAGTTTCTTGAGAAGGTTAATTCGTCAAGAGGGCTTTGTGAAAATTGAGCCTGTGACGATTGGCTGAAAACAAGAGAGAGTTGTGTATGTAATAAAATTAGTAAAGTAATGAAACTTAGTAAAAACTTATAATACATATAACCTCTAATTAAGTTAATTAATTTGTACCAATGCACCTTTGATTACGTTAGTTGCGGCTGCTGACGATTCCACTTGTGTACCGCTGACTTTTACTGATGCAGATGATTTCAATTCGGCGGAAGCTGAGCCAGCAAGCGAAAGTTTATTGCCTGCTGTTGCTTCAATATCCTGTGCTTTGATTTCAGCTTTGGAGGTTGCAGAAATTTCGATTTTGTCAGCTTTCATTTCTATTTTATCATCGGCATTTATTTTTATTGTTTTTGCATGAACTTCTATCGTACCGTTGCTCGATTCGATGAAAATTTTAGGTCCATCGTGTTCCATACGTATAAGGTTCTCTCCGTTCGGCATGCTGATCAAGATTTGCTCAGAACCTTTTTTTTCAATAACTCTGATTTCCGAACCGGAAGATGTTTTTGCAATCAACACTTCTTCGGTGCCGTTATCGGTTTTACAATCGGGTTTGTTTTCGCTGTGATAGAGTGAACCAATAACTACGGGAAGTGATGTATTGCCGTGTTCACATCCAACCAAAACCTGATCGGATATGCGGGGAGTAAAGTGTGAACCATGGTCAGAACCCGCAAAAGATGTTAACACACGAGCCCATGCGTGAGCATTTCCTTCAGTATCCCATAGATAGCGAATTTGAACCCTGCCGATGTTTTCAGGGTCTTTATTATCCATTACTTCAGCCGGTTGTAAAAGTCCCATATATT from Bacteroidota bacterium carries:
- a CDS encoding phage baseplate assembly protein V, which encodes ETFRYESKLSGTSNVKLGLENISDVRLNCFLGDTKFHGVPYDYQKHSDSSHLAVNSGSYPAPNHPFGQKIFKKSNDLHQEPTEIYKEPFVQKSEFENFVKNQQAFYNGLHINVTGTTNHPMVTIGRAIEAPDHPILKDKFVVVELEAEFKGNVYSASFKGAVKDAVMRKLATDEREYMGLLQPAEVMDNKDPENIGRVQIRYLWDTEGNAHAWARVLTSFAGSDHGSHFTPRISDQVLVGCEHGNTSLPVVIGSLYHSENKPDCKTDNGTEEVLIAKTSSGSEIRVIEKKGSEQILISMPNGENLIRMEHDGPKIFIESSNGTIEVHAKTIKINADDKIEMKADKIEISATSKAEIKAQDIEATAGNKLSLAGSASAELKSSASVKVSGTQVESSAAATNVIKGALVQIN